In Tripterygium wilfordii isolate XIE 37 chromosome 15, ASM1340144v1, whole genome shotgun sequence, one DNA window encodes the following:
- the LOC120016436 gene encoding protein CHAPERONE-LIKE PROTEIN OF POR1, chloroplastic-like, with product MASLALSRPTLSTPFLPQNPFCNGNKKTTAAYSYIPILRSFRSPRCAVNAPYEGNTPKFPRMNVWDPYKRLGVSPYASEEEIWGSRNFLLQQYDGHERSVESVEAAFEKLLMASFRERKKTKINLKSRLKKKVEESPPWVKSLLNFVEVPPIEVIFRRLFLFAFMGGWSIMNSAEGGPAFQVAVSLGACIYFLNEKTKSLARAVIIGFGGLVAGWVVGSIVGPTIPTFLIHPTWTLELLTSLVVYVFLFLACTFLK from the exons ATGGCTTCTCTTGCGCTCTCCAGGCCAACTCTATCCACTCCGTTTCTGCCACAAAACCC tttctgCAATGGAAATAAGAAGACCACAGCAGCATACTCTTATATCCccattcttagaagttttagaAGCCCTAGATGTGCAGTAAATGCCCCGTATGAAG GTAACACCCCAAAGTTCCCTCGGATGAATGTTTGGGATCCTTATAAACGTCTTGGTGTAAGTCCTTATGCGTCTGAGGAAGAAATTTGGGGATCTCGCAATTTTCTCTTACAACAGTATGATGGACATGAGAGAAGTGTAGAATCAGTAGAAGCCGCTTTTGAGAAGCTACTTATGGCCAGCtttagagaaagaaagaaaacaaaaataaatttgaaaagcAGGCTAAAAAAGAAAGTGGAAGAGTCTCCACCTTGGGTCAAAAGCTTGCTCAATTTTGTAGAAGTTCCTCCAATTGAAGTTATATTCAGAAGGTTGTTCCTGTTTGCATTCATGGGCGGCTGGAGTATCATGAATTCTGCTGAAGGTGGACCTGCTTTTCAG GTTGCAGTCTCTTTAGGAGCTTGCATATACTTCCTCAATGAGAAAACAAAGAGTTTAGCTAGAGCTGTCATTATTGG ATTTGGAGGTCTTGTGGCAGGGTGGGTAGTCGGGTCGATTGTTGGCCCCACAATTCCAACTTTCCTGATACACCCTACTTGGACGCTTGAACTTCTAACATCATTGGTGGTGTATGTTTTCTTGTTTCTAGCCTGTACTTTTCTCAAGTGA
- the LOC120016743 gene encoding protein STRICTOSIDINE SYNTHASE-LIKE 11-like: MAFISFISRNVLLSILIQVFFLATPNLSAFIGIPLPPEARGPESLAFDSTGALYTGVIDGRILKFPAFQQPPLSFAFTSRNRSVAACAGITSPTPACGRPLGLLSAGPNGALATQIATSADGQNFVFCNALDVDQRSGTVYFTEFSTVYDIRNGPQAIVNNDSTGRLLKYDPKTNTVTTLLRNLSGAAGTAVSRDGSFVLVTEFIANRTRKFWLNGPKANTAEILITSHLRPDNIKRTIRGDFWIAAMMLKAATQTLVAIRQLVRESGAILRTVSLEAEYGTTFISEVQEYAGALYVGSRFTTSIGVYRPF, encoded by the exons ATGGCGTTCATTTCCTTTATATCAAGAAATGTCTTGCTCTCCATTTTGATTCAAGTGTTCTTCCTTGCAACTCCTAATCTCTCTGCCTTCATTGGGATCCCGCTGCCACCAGAAGCCCGCGGTCCTGAATCCCTTGCCTTTGATTCAACAGGAGCTCTCTATACAGGTGTTATTGATGGTAGAATATTGAAATTTCCAGCATTCCAACAACCACCTTTATCTTTTGCCTTCACTTCTCGAAACAG GTCAGTGGCAGCTTGTGCTGGTATCACTAGTCCAACACCGGCCTGCGGAAGACCTTTGG GTCTGTTGTCGGCAGGACCTAATGGAGCGCTTGCTACACAAATTGCAACTTCTGCAGATGGTCAGAATTTCGTCTTTTGCAACGCTCTGGATGTTGACCAGCGATCTGGAACTGTTTATTTTACAGAATTCAGTACTGTCTATGATATAAG GAATGGACCACAAGCAATAGTCAACAATGATTCAACAGGCCGGTTATTGAAATATGACCCGAAGACTAATACTGTCACGACATTGCTTAGAAACCTTTCCGGGGCAGCCGGGACAGCAGTGAGTAGAGATGGTTCATTTGTGCTTGTGACAGAGTTCATTGCAAATAGAACTCGAAAATTTTGGCTAAACGGTCCGAAAGCAAATACAGCAGAGATTCTCATTACCTCCCATCTAAGGCCTGATAACATCAAGAGAACCATCAGAGGAGATTTTTGGATTGCTGCGATGATGCTGAAAGCAGCAACACAGACTTTAGTGGCCATAAGGCAATTGGTCAGGGAGTCTGGTGCCATATTGCGAACAGTTTCTCTTGAGGCGGAGTATGGCACCACTTTTATCAGTGAAGTTCAAGAGTATGCTGGCGCACTCTACGTTGGCTCTCGATTTACAACTTCCATTGGGGTTTACAGGCCTTTCTGA
- the LOC120016046 gene encoding serine/threonine-protein kinase 16-like isoform X2 yields the protein MGCTFSGLNALYDSVNGGGDVWINENRFRIVRQLGEGGFAYVFLVKEISSESGVGAGSGGLAKKVKDPSHLSDDGTYAMKKVLIQNNEQLELVREEIRVSSLFNHPNLLPLLGHAIIAVKATQERSWNHEAYLLFPVHLDGTLMDNSKAMKDKKEFFSTSDVLQIFRQLCAGLEHMHGLDPPYAHNDVKPGNVLLTHRKGQPPLAILMDFGSSRPARRQIRSRSEALQLQEWASEHCSASFRAPELWDCPSHADIDERTDVWSLGCTLYAIMYGVSPFEYALGESGGSLQLAIVNAQIKWPAAGPKPPYPEALHQFVTWMLQPQGTVRPRIDDIIIHVDKLIAKYSE from the exons ATGGGGTGCACGTTTTCGGGGCTGAATGCTCTATACGACTCCGTTAACGGTGGAGGTGATGTATGGATCAATGAGAACAGGTTCAGGATAGTGAGGCAGCTTGGGGAAGGTGGCTTCGCTTATGTGTTCCTAGTCAAGGAGATCTCCTCCGAATCAGGTGTCGGTGCCGGTTCTGGTGGTCTAGCTAAGAAAGTCAAGGACCCATCTCACCTCTCTG ATGATGGCACATATGCAATGAAGAAAGTTCTCATTCAGAACAATGAGCAATTAGAGTTGGTGCGGGAAGAAATTCGTGTCTCATCACTCTTTAATCACCCCAATCTTCTCCCACTTCTGGGTCATGCAATCATTGCGGTTAAG GCTACACAAGAGAGATCTTGGAACCATGAAGCATATTTGTTATTTCCAGTTCATTTGGATGGAACATTAatggacaattccaaagcaatgaAAGATAAGAAGGAGTTCTTTTCCACCTCGGATGTTCTTCAAATATTTCGCCAG CTTTGTGCAGGACTTGAACATATGCATGGTCTTGATCCTCCATATGCACATAATGATGTCAAACCTGGTAATGTTCTTTTAACGCATAGAAAAGGACAGCCGCCACTTGcaattttgatggattttgggagCAGTCGTCCTGCAAGGAGGCAAATTCGCTCCCGTTCGGAGGCACTACAGTTGCAG GAATGGGCGTCGGAGCATTGTTCTGCATCCTTCCGAGCTCCTGAGTTGTGGGATTGCCCAAGCCATGCTGATATTGACGAACGAACTGATGTTTGGTCCCTAGGCTGCACTTTATACGCAATAAT GTATGGGGTGTCTCCATTTGAGTATGCACTCGGAGAATCTGGTGGAAGCCTGCAGCTGGCCATTGTGAATGCACAAATTAAGTGGCCAGCAGCAGGACCTAAACCTCCATATCCTGAAGCTCTTCACCAGTTTGTGACATGGATGCTCCAGCCCCAGGGCACAGTTCGCCCTCGCATAGATGACATCATCATTCATGTTGACAAGTTGATTGCAAAGTATTCTGAGTGA
- the LOC120016046 gene encoding serine/threonine-protein kinase 16-like isoform X1: protein MGCTFSGLNALYDSVNGGGDVWINENRFRIVRQLGEGGFAYVFLVKEISSESGVGAGSGGLAKKVKDPSHLSDDGTYAMKKVLIQNNEQLELVREEIRVSSLFNHPNLLPLLGHAIIAVKATQERSWNHEAYLLFPVHLDGTLMDNSKAMKDKKEFFSTSDVLQIFRQRILSQLCAGLEHMHGLDPPYAHNDVKPGNVLLTHRKGQPPLAILMDFGSSRPARRQIRSRSEALQLQEWASEHCSASFRAPELWDCPSHADIDERTDVWSLGCTLYAIMYGVSPFEYALGESGGSLQLAIVNAQIKWPAAGPKPPYPEALHQFVTWMLQPQGTVRPRIDDIIIHVDKLIAKYSE, encoded by the exons ATGGGGTGCACGTTTTCGGGGCTGAATGCTCTATACGACTCCGTTAACGGTGGAGGTGATGTATGGATCAATGAGAACAGGTTCAGGATAGTGAGGCAGCTTGGGGAAGGTGGCTTCGCTTATGTGTTCCTAGTCAAGGAGATCTCCTCCGAATCAGGTGTCGGTGCCGGTTCTGGTGGTCTAGCTAAGAAAGTCAAGGACCCATCTCACCTCTCTG ATGATGGCACATATGCAATGAAGAAAGTTCTCATTCAGAACAATGAGCAATTAGAGTTGGTGCGGGAAGAAATTCGTGTCTCATCACTCTTTAATCACCCCAATCTTCTCCCACTTCTGGGTCATGCAATCATTGCGGTTAAG GCTACACAAGAGAGATCTTGGAACCATGAAGCATATTTGTTATTTCCAGTTCATTTGGATGGAACATTAatggacaattccaaagcaatgaAAGATAAGAAGGAGTTCTTTTCCACCTCGGATGTTCTTCAAATATTTCGCCAG AGAATCCTTTCACAGCTTTGTGCAGGACTTGAACATATGCATGGTCTTGATCCTCCATATGCACATAATGATGTCAAACCTGGTAATGTTCTTTTAACGCATAGAAAAGGACAGCCGCCACTTGcaattttgatggattttgggagCAGTCGTCCTGCAAGGAGGCAAATTCGCTCCCGTTCGGAGGCACTACAGTTGCAG GAATGGGCGTCGGAGCATTGTTCTGCATCCTTCCGAGCTCCTGAGTTGTGGGATTGCCCAAGCCATGCTGATATTGACGAACGAACTGATGTTTGGTCCCTAGGCTGCACTTTATACGCAATAAT GTATGGGGTGTCTCCATTTGAGTATGCACTCGGAGAATCTGGTGGAAGCCTGCAGCTGGCCATTGTGAATGCACAAATTAAGTGGCCAGCAGCAGGACCTAAACCTCCATATCCTGAAGCTCTTCACCAGTTTGTGACATGGATGCTCCAGCCCCAGGGCACAGTTCGCCCTCGCATAGATGACATCATCATTCATGTTGACAAGTTGATTGCAAAGTATTCTGAGTGA
- the LOC119980124 gene encoding protein SOB FIVE-LIKE 3-like: MDSSQNCGGSEEIQNSESGWTMYIASSIHGDDDFKNYSHDQDEQDSDDSLASDASSGPGYQGTSRAAEDEEDQNNGLKKKKKLSLKKPISEKKKKKKEEDKKEAGFVYSTRTGADTITTTSQTGSKVRNKFWKGRTK; the protein is encoded by the coding sequence ATGGATTCTTCCCAAAATTGTGGAGGGTCAGAGGAAATTCAAAACAGTGAATCTGGGTGGACAATGTATATTGCCTCCTCAATtcatggtgatgatgatttcaAGAATTACAGTCACGATCAAGATGAGCAAGATAGTGATGATTCATTAGCTTCTGATGCTTCTTCTGGGCCTGGTTATCAAGGAACAAGCAGAGCAGCGGAGGATGAGGAAGATCAAAACAAtgggttgaagaagaagaagaaacttagtttaaagaaaccaatatcggagaagaagaagaagaagaaagaagaagacaagaaaGAAGCGGGATTTGTGTACTCAACAAGAACAGGAGCTGATACTATTACTACTACTTCCCAAACTGGTTCCAAGGTAAGAAACAAATTCTGGAAGGGcagaacaaaatag
- the LOC119980092 gene encoding WD repeat and HMG-box DNA-binding protein 1-like isoform X1 codes for MKVRTVKLREVHKASGSGCHPSFCSILWDHQAHHLVTASSADPTISVHDPLLSSGAPKIIRHHRDGVTALALSPNSTCLASGSVDHSVKLYKFPSGQFETNITRFTLPIRVLAFNKSGSMLAAAGDDEGIKLINTIDGSIARVLKGHRETVTGLAFDPNSEYLASIDSRGTVIYWELQSGTMLHTLEYKAPDTGSNLSTMNVLSWSPDGEILAVPGMENNVVMYDRDTAEKLFQLKGEHTKPVCFLSWSPNGKYMATSSLDRQVLIWDIDKKQDIDRQKFDDVICCMAWKPISNAMAVIDVTGKYGVWDSVVPSSMKSPTENIPNSQSKKSSGLLLFDEEELEPSVSGNLSDPGEDSPGEYEPPSRKRSRKPSVFEEDNDENIDNEWSSLPKNESRRKSHCINKENLDSGGRSLRSSMQESFQPGATPIQTGKRRFLCYNLLGSITTIEQDGYSHIEIDFHDTGRGPRVPSMTDYFGFTMASLNESGSVFANPCKGENGMSTLMYRPFRSWANNSEWSMRFEGEEVKAVALGTAWVAAVPSLNFLRIFTDGGLQRHILCLNGPVVTASGFKDELAVVTHVSDSVSSRDQMLEFKVFNISSGTQPFKGRLPLTPGSYLSWFGFTEEGQLSSYDSKGVLRIFTGQYGGTWLPVFSGSRDNSDENYWVVGLNAQKLFCIVCRKPELFPQVMPKPVLSLLDLSVPLASSDLGKETLENEFLLNNLRLSQIQGKIKEMAGAGLDTTSLVDEAFDTEVAQDRCVLKLIGCCCTGDKLARATELAKLLSLESHVEGAIKLATRLRLPKLAEEFNNILEERLINKSKGSLSAPVPNPNGNVNSSADNAVSKTTFTERRKTTEPPTPSVSPKLSAPLFLRKGTKPIKENGSQNRSGEGESIKEIEKKAGDTSYVELNKVSNPFLKSSSNEENAKKVGEVNQVKAQRPSNPFLKSSIK; via the exons ATGAAAGTCCGTACAGTGAAGCTTCGGGAAGTCCACAAGGCCAGCGGAAGCGGCTGCCACCCTTCCTTTTGCTCCATCCTGTGGGACCACCAGGCCCACCATCTTGTTACGGCCTCCTCTGCGGATCCCACGATCTCCGTTCACGACCCACTGCTTTCTTCCGGTGCCCCAAAGATTATACGCCACCACCGTGATGGCGTCACCGCTCTCGCACTCAGTCCCAACTCCACTTGTCTCGCCTCCGGATCTGTGGATCACTCCGTCAAACTATATAAGTTTCCAA gtggacaatttgaaactaatatTACCAGATTCACACTGCCAATTCGTGTCCTTGCATTTAATAAATCAGGGAGCATGCTGGCAGCTGCTGGTGATGATGagggcatcaagcttatcaatACAATTGATGGTTCAATTGCCAGGGTTCTCAAAGGCCATAGAGAGACTGTCACTGGCCTGGCTTTTGATCCAAATAGTGAATATTTGGCTTCAATTGATTCAAGGGGAACTGTCATATACTGGGAACTCCAATCTGGAACCATGTTACATACCCTTGAGTACAAAGCTCCTGACACGGGTTCTAACCTTTCCACCATGAATGTACTAAGCTGGAGTCCTGATGGAGAGATCTTAGCTGTCCCTGGCATGGAAAACAATGTGGTGATGTACGATAGAGACACTGCTGAAAAGCTATTTCAATTGAAAGGCGAACATACAAAACCTGTATGTTTCTTGTCTTGGTCGCCCAATGGCAAATACATGGCTACTTCTAGTTTGGATAGGCAGGTTCTGATTTGGGATATTGATAAGAAGCAGGACATTGATAGGCAGAAATTTGATGACGTCATATGCTGTATGGCATGGAAGCCTATCAGCAATGCAATGGCTGTTATTGATGTTACAGGAAAGTATGGTGTGTGGGATTCAGTGGTTCCTTCTTCAATGAAATCCCCAACTGAAAATATTCCAAATTCACAATCGAAGAAAAGCAGTGGGCTCCTTCTGTTTGACGAGGAGGAGCTGGAACCTAGTGTATCTGGCAATTTAAGTGACCCTGGAGAAGATAGCCCTGGTGAATATGAACCACCTAGCCGAAAGAGATCCCGAAAACCATCAGTATTTGAAGAAGATAATGATGAAAATATTGACAATGAATGGAGCTCTCTTCCGAAGAATGAATCCCGGAGAAAATCACATTGtatcaacaaagaaaacttggaCAGTGGAGGCAGGAGTCTCAGAAGTAGCATGCAGGAATCTTTTCAGCCAGGTGCTACTCCTATACAGACTGGGAAAAGGCGGTTTTTGTGCTATAATTTGCTTGGAAGTATTACCACAATTGAACAAGATGGATACTCCCATATCGAA ATAGACTTTCATGATACTGGCAGAGGTCCACGAGTTCCATCAATGACAGATTATTTCGGTTTCACTATGGCTTCATTGAATGAAAGTGGTAGTGTATTTGCAAATCCTTGCAAAGGTGAGAATGGTATGAGTACCCTCATGTATCGGCCCTTCCGCAGCTGGGCAAACAACAGTGAG TGGTCTATGCGATTCGAAGGAGAAGAAGTGAAGGCTGTTGCACTTGGTACAGCTTGGGTGGCTGCAGTTCCTAGTCTAAATTTTCTTCGGATATTTACTGACGGTGGTTTACAG AGACATATTCTCTGCCTTAATGGTCCGGTGGTGACTGCATCAGGCTTCAAAGATGAACTTGCAGTTGTCACTCATGTTTCTGACAGTGTTTCCTCGAGAGATCAG ATGCTAGAGTTCAAAGTATTCAACATATCTAGTGGAACCCAGCCCTTTAAAGGACGTCTTCCATTGACCCCGGGTTCATATCTATCTTGGTTTGGCTTTACTGAAGAAGGCCAATTAAGTTCTTATGATTCCAAG GGTGTTTTAAGGATCTTTACAGGCCAATATGGTGGTACTTGGCTGCCAGTCTTCAG TGGTAGCAGAGACAACTCGGATGAAAACTACTGGGTGGTTGGCTTGAATGCACAAAAGTTGTTCTGTATTGTTTGTAGAAAACCCGAATTATTTCCGCAG GTGATGCCCAAACCAGTTCTCAGTCTATTGGATCTTTCAGTTCCTCTTGCCTCGTCTGATTTGGGAAAAGAAACCCTTGAAAACGAGTTTTTGTTGAACAACCTGCGACTCTCACAG ATACaaggaaaaatcaaagaaatggcTGGGGCTGGTTTGGATACTACTTCACTTGTTGATGAGGCATTCGATACGGAAGTGGCTCAAGATAGATGCGTCTTGAAACTCATTGGGTGCTGTTGCACAG GTGATAAGCTAGCGAGAGCTACTGAACTTGCTAAGCTTTTGTCATTGGAGAGTCATGTGGAAGGCGCAATAAAACTCGCCACGCGTCTGAGACTTCCTAAATTGGCCGAGGAGTTCAACAACATACTTGAG GAAAGGTTGATCAACAAGTCCAAGGGATCTCTATCTGCACCAGTTCCGAACCCAAATGGCAATGTAAACTCATCAGCCGATAATGCAGTCAGTAAGACCACATTTACTGAAAGACGTAAAACAACTGAACCACCTACTCCATCAGTGTCGCCCAAATTATCAGCCCCACTGTTTTTAAGGAAAGGCACTAAACCAATCAAAGAAAATGGCAGTCAAAACAGAAGTGGAGAAGGGGAGAGCATTAAGGAAATAGAGAAGAAGGCTGGAGACACGAGTTATGTAGAACTGAATAAAGTAAGCAATCCATTTTTAAAGTCTTCCAGTAATGAAGAGAATGCAAAGAAGGTAGGGGAGGTGAACCAGGTAAAAGCTCAACGCCCTTCTAATCCATTTTTGAAATCATCCATCAAGTGA
- the LOC119980092 gene encoding WD repeat and HMG-box DNA-binding protein 1-like isoform X2, with the protein MLVLHFCCFVSVPENFGFGLRSAICLRKGGQFETNITRFTLPIRVLAFNKSGSMLAAAGDDEGIKLINTIDGSIARVLKGHRETVTGLAFDPNSEYLASIDSRGTVIYWELQSGTMLHTLEYKAPDTGSNLSTMNVLSWSPDGEILAVPGMENNVVMYDRDTAEKLFQLKGEHTKPVCFLSWSPNGKYMATSSLDRQVLIWDIDKKQDIDRQKFDDVICCMAWKPISNAMAVIDVTGKYGVWDSVVPSSMKSPTENIPNSQSKKSSGLLLFDEEELEPSVSGNLSDPGEDSPGEYEPPSRKRSRKPSVFEEDNDENIDNEWSSLPKNESRRKSHCINKENLDSGGRSLRSSMQESFQPGATPIQTGKRRFLCYNLLGSITTIEQDGYSHIEIDFHDTGRGPRVPSMTDYFGFTMASLNESGSVFANPCKGENGMSTLMYRPFRSWANNSEWSMRFEGEEVKAVALGTAWVAAVPSLNFLRIFTDGGLQRHILCLNGPVVTASGFKDELAVVTHVSDSVSSRDQMLEFKVFNISSGTQPFKGRLPLTPGSYLSWFGFTEEGQLSSYDSKGVLRIFTGQYGGTWLPVFSGSRDNSDENYWVVGLNAQKLFCIVCRKPELFPQVMPKPVLSLLDLSVPLASSDLGKETLENEFLLNNLRLSQIQGKIKEMAGAGLDTTSLVDEAFDTEVAQDRCVLKLIGCCCTGDKLARATELAKLLSLESHVEGAIKLATRLRLPKLAEEFNNILEERLINKSKGSLSAPVPNPNGNVNSSADNAVSKTTFTERRKTTEPPTPSVSPKLSAPLFLRKGTKPIKENGSQNRSGEGESIKEIEKKAGDTSYVELNKVSNPFLKSSSNEENAKKVGEVNQVKAQRPSNPFLKSSIK; encoded by the exons ATGTTGGTTTTGCACTTTTGTTGCTTTGTTTCAGTCCCGGAAAATTTTGGATTTGGGCTTCGGTCGGCTATTTGTTTGAGAAAAG gtggacaatttgaaactaatatTACCAGATTCACACTGCCAATTCGTGTCCTTGCATTTAATAAATCAGGGAGCATGCTGGCAGCTGCTGGTGATGATGagggcatcaagcttatcaatACAATTGATGGTTCAATTGCCAGGGTTCTCAAAGGCCATAGAGAGACTGTCACTGGCCTGGCTTTTGATCCAAATAGTGAATATTTGGCTTCAATTGATTCAAGGGGAACTGTCATATACTGGGAACTCCAATCTGGAACCATGTTACATACCCTTGAGTACAAAGCTCCTGACACGGGTTCTAACCTTTCCACCATGAATGTACTAAGCTGGAGTCCTGATGGAGAGATCTTAGCTGTCCCTGGCATGGAAAACAATGTGGTGATGTACGATAGAGACACTGCTGAAAAGCTATTTCAATTGAAAGGCGAACATACAAAACCTGTATGTTTCTTGTCTTGGTCGCCCAATGGCAAATACATGGCTACTTCTAGTTTGGATAGGCAGGTTCTGATTTGGGATATTGATAAGAAGCAGGACATTGATAGGCAGAAATTTGATGACGTCATATGCTGTATGGCATGGAAGCCTATCAGCAATGCAATGGCTGTTATTGATGTTACAGGAAAGTATGGTGTGTGGGATTCAGTGGTTCCTTCTTCAATGAAATCCCCAACTGAAAATATTCCAAATTCACAATCGAAGAAAAGCAGTGGGCTCCTTCTGTTTGACGAGGAGGAGCTGGAACCTAGTGTATCTGGCAATTTAAGTGACCCTGGAGAAGATAGCCCTGGTGAATATGAACCACCTAGCCGAAAGAGATCCCGAAAACCATCAGTATTTGAAGAAGATAATGATGAAAATATTGACAATGAATGGAGCTCTCTTCCGAAGAATGAATCCCGGAGAAAATCACATTGtatcaacaaagaaaacttggaCAGTGGAGGCAGGAGTCTCAGAAGTAGCATGCAGGAATCTTTTCAGCCAGGTGCTACTCCTATACAGACTGGGAAAAGGCGGTTTTTGTGCTATAATTTGCTTGGAAGTATTACCACAATTGAACAAGATGGATACTCCCATATCGAA ATAGACTTTCATGATACTGGCAGAGGTCCACGAGTTCCATCAATGACAGATTATTTCGGTTTCACTATGGCTTCATTGAATGAAAGTGGTAGTGTATTTGCAAATCCTTGCAAAGGTGAGAATGGTATGAGTACCCTCATGTATCGGCCCTTCCGCAGCTGGGCAAACAACAGTGAG TGGTCTATGCGATTCGAAGGAGAAGAAGTGAAGGCTGTTGCACTTGGTACAGCTTGGGTGGCTGCAGTTCCTAGTCTAAATTTTCTTCGGATATTTACTGACGGTGGTTTACAG AGACATATTCTCTGCCTTAATGGTCCGGTGGTGACTGCATCAGGCTTCAAAGATGAACTTGCAGTTGTCACTCATGTTTCTGACAGTGTTTCCTCGAGAGATCAG ATGCTAGAGTTCAAAGTATTCAACATATCTAGTGGAACCCAGCCCTTTAAAGGACGTCTTCCATTGACCCCGGGTTCATATCTATCTTGGTTTGGCTTTACTGAAGAAGGCCAATTAAGTTCTTATGATTCCAAG GGTGTTTTAAGGATCTTTACAGGCCAATATGGTGGTACTTGGCTGCCAGTCTTCAG TGGTAGCAGAGACAACTCGGATGAAAACTACTGGGTGGTTGGCTTGAATGCACAAAAGTTGTTCTGTATTGTTTGTAGAAAACCCGAATTATTTCCGCAG GTGATGCCCAAACCAGTTCTCAGTCTATTGGATCTTTCAGTTCCTCTTGCCTCGTCTGATTTGGGAAAAGAAACCCTTGAAAACGAGTTTTTGTTGAACAACCTGCGACTCTCACAG ATACaaggaaaaatcaaagaaatggcTGGGGCTGGTTTGGATACTACTTCACTTGTTGATGAGGCATTCGATACGGAAGTGGCTCAAGATAGATGCGTCTTGAAACTCATTGGGTGCTGTTGCACAG GTGATAAGCTAGCGAGAGCTACTGAACTTGCTAAGCTTTTGTCATTGGAGAGTCATGTGGAAGGCGCAATAAAACTCGCCACGCGTCTGAGACTTCCTAAATTGGCCGAGGAGTTCAACAACATACTTGAG GAAAGGTTGATCAACAAGTCCAAGGGATCTCTATCTGCACCAGTTCCGAACCCAAATGGCAATGTAAACTCATCAGCCGATAATGCAGTCAGTAAGACCACATTTACTGAAAGACGTAAAACAACTGAACCACCTACTCCATCAGTGTCGCCCAAATTATCAGCCCCACTGTTTTTAAGGAAAGGCACTAAACCAATCAAAGAAAATGGCAGTCAAAACAGAAGTGGAGAAGGGGAGAGCATTAAGGAAATAGAGAAGAAGGCTGGAGACACGAGTTATGTAGAACTGAATAAAGTAAGCAATCCATTTTTAAAGTCTTCCAGTAATGAAGAGAATGCAAAGAAGGTAGGGGAGGTGAACCAGGTAAAAGCTCAACGCCCTTCTAATCCATTTTTGAAATCATCCATCAAGTGA